In one window of Calypte anna isolate BGI_N300 chromosome 1, bCalAnn1_v1.p, whole genome shotgun sequence DNA:
- the CBY2 gene encoding spermatid-associated protein yields MSAFDMTNQHAQHTEPEMDSIAPPMKLRDEMCVFIDGKWMNDTHCQPPIASHQKFFAKRSQNEWSIWEENKALWEEIQLLQVENRMLWEENRALQCLQPPKKTVQVIYTDALQPRLQQQNNPFPFFQDGNVGLQVSPGNKALREKKRVLEDFQQVNKPIPIICKDQKAVTVQEESKDTGSDLQEDTVSLLSVEEGNPGQKPQQEHEANKKSTSPDQNRIKSFTSTQGEDEILQAVQDLYKLLHIFLEMNLLHGEKQDSHTPYDMNRSFREDYNKLKQQLKAVKNTVSEITYQMEMLENELIAITCPAYEAVRQQLTTEHQLGEM; encoded by the coding sequence ATGTCTGCTTTTGATATGACAAACCAGCACGCCCAGCACACAGAGCCTGAGATGGACTCTATCGCCCCCCCAATGAAACTGAGGGATGAGATGTGTGTCTTTATTGATGGCAAATGGATGAATGACACCCACTGCCAACCACCCATTGCTTCCCACCAAAAATTCTTTGCCAAGAGGTCACAGAACGAGTGGAGCATCTGGGAGGAGAACAAAGCGCTCTGGGAGGAAATCCAGCTCCTCCAGGTTGAAAACAGAATGCTTTGGGAAGAAAACAGGGCTCTACAATGTCTccaaccaccaaaaaaaactGTCCAGGTCATTTACACTGATGCCCTCCAGCCAAGActtcagcagcaaaataatCCATTCCCATTCTTCCAAGATGGGAACGTAGGCCTTCAGGTCAGCCCAGGCAATAAGGCActaagggaaaagaagagagtCTTAGAGGATTTCCAGCAGGTGAATAAACCAATCCCCATTATCTGCAAAGACCAAAAAGCTGTCACAGTCCAGGAAGAGAGCAAAGATACTGGCTCAGATCTTCAGGAGGACACTGTCTCCCTCCTATCCGTGGAAGAGGGTAACCCTGGCCAAAAACCCCAGCAGGAACATGAAGCTAACAAGAAGAGCACCAGCCCAGACCAGAATAGGATCAAATCATTCACAAGCACACAGGGTGAAGATGAGATCCTCCAGGCTGTCCAGGACTTATACAAACTCCTCCATATCTTCCTAGAAATGAACCTACTCCATGGGGAGAAACAGGACTCTCACACTCCCTATGATATGAACAGATCTTTCCGAGAAGATTACAATaaactgaagcagcagctgaaggctgTGAAAAACACTGTGTCAGAGATTACATATCAAATGGAAATGTTGGAAAACGAGCTCATTGCCATCACTTGCCCTGCCTATGAAGCAGTAAGACAGCAGCTGACAACTGAGCATCAGCTTGGAGAAATGTGA